One segment of Myxocyprinus asiaticus isolate MX2 ecotype Aquarium Trade chromosome 41, UBuf_Myxa_2, whole genome shotgun sequence DNA contains the following:
- the LOC127431784 gene encoding leucine zipper transcription factor-like protein 1 isoform X1, whose amino-acid sequence MADLGFNEHHQNEAINYMRFARSKRALRLKTIDSCFQDLKDSRLIEETYTVDEVSDMLDGLQVLVHGEVEMELINTAHTNVLLLRQLFSQAEKFYLRLQTDISELENRELLEQVAEFEKTDFKPNSKVNQESNKPKLAPLNEGGVSELLQKEISRLQEENDKLKSRLRTLESQAMSALDDKSKAERALKDLQKNQGDHQSAMHAQEIANLEDTVAVLQADFEKTLSANVASQKDLQDNLVSAKHDLLRIQEQLSLAEKELEKKFQQTAAYRNMKEILTKKNDQIKELRKRLQRYESDE is encoded by the exons ATG GCTGATTTGGGGTTTAATGAACACCATCAGAATGAGGCAATAAACTACATGCGCTTTGCCCGCTCTAAACGGGCTCTGAGACTGAAGACCATCGACTCCTGCTTCCAAGACTTGAAGGACAGCAG GCTCATCGAGGAGACGTATACGGTGGACGAGGTGTCTGACATGCTGGATGGGCTGCAGGTGCTGGTGCATGGAGAGGTGGAGATGGAACTCATAAACACAGCTCACACTAACGTGCTGTTGCTGCGACAGCTCTTTTCCCAGGCGGAGAAATTCTACCTGAGACTGCAGACAGACATCTCTGAGCTGGAGAACAG AGAGTTACTGGAACAAGTGGCTGAGTTTGAGAAGACTGATTTCAAACCCAACAGTAAG GTAAATCAGGAATCCAATAAGCCAAAATTAGCACCACTGAATGAAGGAGGTGTGTCTGAACTACTCCAGAAG GAGATTTCTAGACTTCAAGAGGAGAATGATAAATTGAAATCTAGACTCCGAACTTTGGAATCCcag GCCATGAGTGCTCTAGACGACAAGTCCAAAGCTGAAAGGGCCTTGAAAGACCTTCAGAAGAACCAAGGAGATCACCAG TCTGCAATGCACGCTCAGGAGATTGCTAATCTGGAAGATACAGTAGCAGTGTTGCAGGCTGACTTTGAGAAAACTCTGAGTGCCAACGTTGCTTCTCAGAAAGACCTGCAAGACAACCTGGTATCTGCCAAACATGACCTGCTCCGCATCCAGGAGCAACTTTCCCTTGCTGAGAAG GAACTGGAGAAGAAGTTTCAGCAGACCGCTGCTTATCGAAACATGAAGGAGATTCTCACTAAAAAGAATGATCAGATAAAGGAACTGAGAAAGAGGCTACAGAG GTATGAATCGGATGAGTGA
- the LOC127431784 gene encoding leucine zipper transcription factor-like protein 1 isoform X2: MADLGFNEHHQNEAINYMRFARSKRALRLKTIDSCFQDLKDSRLIEETYTVDEVSDMLDGLQVLVHGEVEMELINTAHTNVLLLRQLFSQAEKFYLRLQTDISELENRELLEQVAEFEKTDFKPNSKVNQESNKPKLAPLNEGGVSELLQKEISRLQEENDKLKSRLRTLESQAMSALDDKSKAERALKDLQKNQGDHQEIANLEDTVAVLQADFEKTLSANVASQKDLQDNLVSAKHDLLRIQEQLSLAEKELEKKFQQTAAYRNMKEILTKKNDQIKELRKRLQRYESDE, from the exons ATG GCTGATTTGGGGTTTAATGAACACCATCAGAATGAGGCAATAAACTACATGCGCTTTGCCCGCTCTAAACGGGCTCTGAGACTGAAGACCATCGACTCCTGCTTCCAAGACTTGAAGGACAGCAG GCTCATCGAGGAGACGTATACGGTGGACGAGGTGTCTGACATGCTGGATGGGCTGCAGGTGCTGGTGCATGGAGAGGTGGAGATGGAACTCATAAACACAGCTCACACTAACGTGCTGTTGCTGCGACAGCTCTTTTCCCAGGCGGAGAAATTCTACCTGAGACTGCAGACAGACATCTCTGAGCTGGAGAACAG AGAGTTACTGGAACAAGTGGCTGAGTTTGAGAAGACTGATTTCAAACCCAACAGTAAG GTAAATCAGGAATCCAATAAGCCAAAATTAGCACCACTGAATGAAGGAGGTGTGTCTGAACTACTCCAGAAG GAGATTTCTAGACTTCAAGAGGAGAATGATAAATTGAAATCTAGACTCCGAACTTTGGAATCCcag GCCATGAGTGCTCTAGACGACAAGTCCAAAGCTGAAAGGGCCTTGAAAGACCTTCAGAAGAACCAAGGAGATCACCAG GAGATTGCTAATCTGGAAGATACAGTAGCAGTGTTGCAGGCTGACTTTGAGAAAACTCTGAGTGCCAACGTTGCTTCTCAGAAAGACCTGCAAGACAACCTGGTATCTGCCAAACATGACCTGCTCCGCATCCAGGAGCAACTTTCCCTTGCTGAGAAG GAACTGGAGAAGAAGTTTCAGCAGACCGCTGCTTATCGAAACATGAAGGAGATTCTCACTAAAAAGAATGATCAGATAAAGGAACTGAGAAAGAGGCTACAGAG GTATGAATCGGATGAGTGA